The genomic window TCTACCTTACATAAGctaaaaaagcttctccaatttagcttttggcttaatagtgttagagtggcttatggctttaaaaaagccaaacggaaaagctgcttgtttgtttaggcttagacttttcgacttataagttggcttataagcctaaacaaagagggccttataGTGATGTACGTTGTCTCTGCCTTTTTAAGCTTGTGTTAGAGGACGTTTTCGCGGATAGGTGAATATGGTGTCCACAAATACGTCTTCCGTGtaacgggaaaaaaaaactaaaacttaaATAAAGAACTGATGATGGTTGTCACTGTCGCCTTCCATTGACACTGACATTTTCACCACTAATAACAAGCGGGATGGTGTGATTATGATAGCTTTTGCGGTTCTCAATATATGATTGGCAACGATGCAATCTGGGATTATCTGTTACGCTCGTTACGATTTAATGATTCAAACActtcatgaaaaaaatgttCATACCAAATAAAAGTACTAAAATCTCTAATTCTACAGCTCACCAGTACCAGAGCAGTGGAATTAATCAATGCAAAGCCGGAGGAAATCAAGAAACGGATAGGAACCAAAGGAGGAGCAAATCCAGTTATCCAGAAACCAAATTCGCACCTGATTAGCCAATGAAACCACACaataatcaaatataattatttgagaTCCTTTGTAACACGCTGGTATTATGATGGTCTATACTCCTTTGAAAAAatagtggtggtggcagtgtATCTGCCACCCTACCTATTCCCATCCAATATATAAATTAGCCTTTGAGCATCTTATTATTAGAAAAACAAGCATTAAATGGAAAGCTatgtataaaattaaattaggaTCAATATTCCCTTTAGCAAACATATTATTAACACATTTAATAgaagggaaaattggaaccataccatcataattttgtaaaatttgagatattattaaatatatttctattatCCGAAGCAATACACGGATAACTGATATTTGATAAAACTTTAATTGTTGGCCAATTGTACGACGTGAATCATAGATTACTCTTCTCGAAGTTGGATTCATTTCCATTTTATCCATGGCCACGCATTCGGTGCTGGAGATGGGATGAACATGATTTGTGGGCACTCTGCCTTCTGAGTAAGCTAAAATATGTACCAATGCATCATGCTTATAGTATCTGCAGGTGTCATAGTTGAACAATTTGTGGTCACAAAACAATCACTAGTGTAAATGCGACTTCCGTAGCATTTTTTTCATACTGTCATACGAAAGAAGATAAACGAGCTTCATTGATATGgaaatacatatacatatgtactcaaactttagaaaaataaaatgtaaGAAACTATCTAGATGAAGGTTCACCGACTATACTTTTTCCCACAAATATTATATACGTAATATACTCAAAATCGTCTGGATATATACCTCTGCAGCAACATGCAGACATGGCATACGGAATGCTTTATTTTGTTGATggcatatttcacaaaataacCATAGAAAATTAATTATTGGCTTCCCCGAATGCAGACTTGATctctcttttgaaaaaaaaaggaattatagAGAGGTTAAGAATTATttcaaaaaaacacacacacaacatATATTCGAAATCGTGTTCACATATAGCTTCACAACAATGTTTTGGAAGGACACATGTATGCCTTATTTTACAACTGGCTTATTACCACAAAATAACCACAAGAAATCACAAGAAATTAATTGTTTGCTTGCTCACGCGTAGCATGATCTCTTTCAAGACAAAATTATTTAGAGGTTAATAATTATCATGCAACCCAATGCAAGAGTACGCGTGTCTATTAATTAGACGTTGATACCACTCTTGTATTCAGAGCCGGCCGTAAAGCTTTTGGGGATGACGTCGTCGACGACACGGTAGCCGCAGTTCTTGACAAGGAAGCGGACGGAAAAGGGGCCCTTGAGCGCCGCCTCACTCTTGAGCGACCAGGTGTTAGTCGACGACTCCTTAAGCGCCACCCAGTCCTTGCCGCCCTTCTCCTTGATCTCCACCTCAGAGATGGCAACGTTGGTGACGAGCTCTAGACTTTTTCCGCTAGAGCCCTCACCGACCTTGAAGGTGACCTCAGTGGCGCATGAGCCGACGACCAACAATGCCGCCACTGCCACGGCGAGCCGGAAGGAGGACAACGAGGCCATTGGTGAGCTAGCTAGTTTGTTGGTGTTGTCTTTCTTGTTTCTTGAAGGGTATAGGGATGGATCGAGGTGTTTGGTGATCCAtgtcacaccccgaagttctttcccaagcctaaattgaagttataaatggtctcaagaaaataccaatgtaaagcaagagtaaaccttaataaattaatgcaaataataatcggaattggcatgtggaatttttcttgagttctacatgtcgaaattcgctaacaagatttttaatggaattttcagagctctcaaaataattttaaccaattaaaattgagcacatgcaattttaaatcccagggaaaatcttttcctccttttcattttcttttccctccttttcctcttcttgggccgtcggcccagtccaccccgccgccgcgcgcgccctcctccttgtgggccggcccaagccgcccctccctctctccccgagacgccgacaggtgggccccacctgtcggggtcgtccccttcctccggccgcccgccccacgtcgccaccaccgccgaaaccgccgccgcgcccacgtccccgcctcctccgggccacaTCGGCCACGActgcgcatgcgccgcgcctcccgcacccactcctcctctctcccgctcgcgcccgcgcccgagatggccgggattcgaattctgaatcccgcctctctctccacctccacctccccacgtCGGCCAGCGAATCCCGCCCCTACCGGCCATGTCCGAGTTCctcctcccctatttaagctacaccgccaccccctctctcttttttcccatctcgccgaactctcccgagctctccatcgctcccgcaccgtgcatccacccgccgctgcctttcccgccactccggccgcctctagccgccgctaggctcgccgccgcaccgcgccgtcgccgccgttgggttcGAGTGGCTGAGATCCACCctgtccacccctcctccgttgaggttcgccgccggagcgccatTCCCgccgtgcgacggtgagagccgccatgtccgccgccttcggccggcgttcCCGCCTTCTAtggcccctctctccctctctaatcTTTTCCTTTTCGTTCTTTAGGTTGTCCCGGACCCCGTCTGCCGCTTGTCGACCTCCCTCCATCGCTTCTCGTCGCCGGTTGTCGCCGCCCAATCCGGTGAGGACTCCctcccctttcctttccttccccGTTTCCCCGTGCACCGCCGTCacccgcgctcgccgtcgccttcggtcgtcgccgccgccggggcgccgtccgctgccaccgcccgcgccgccgcttgccgtcgccggtggtcgtgtgcgccgccgccgcccttgccatggccggccggccggctttgtgccgagccgagccaagccaggtcgccgccgcaccgtccgatcggccccgggccgatccgggccgtcgatcccgtggaccggcggtggaccatcCGCATGGTCCtggtccacggtagaccgacCACCCGTGcgccactgacatgcgggccccgcctgtcggcgccgacCCCCCTGATGACGGCAGCCCTAGGgcttattgcgcaataaatgatttaaggacttttgttatagtaataaacacagtgaatcttctaaaattcataactaattcatccgtgctccgtttaagcccattcaagtctcagtaaatcaagaaaaatgtgtagaatccattaaaaatggttttgttctctgtttcagtagtcttatagccggtttgtattgtttgctttgtatgtcgcttagattccggttcttccgacgctccggtgtacttcgaaatagtcgccgaggttcctccagcagcagagcaaggcaagtcatgcttgtcacttgaacatgttgatcctatattgcaaatgctctattgtttttcttcaaatactgcattgttttataatgttactatgggatgttcaCCTACTGTCATAGCCGTACTATTTTGTACCacgttcctttgttagcttgggatataacatgactagagattggactagggattgcttagccatgcttagttcaactagcacacaatgagggagatcctattaatgtttagactgtaggttctaatggtaatgttggattagtgACACCGCTTCGGTGTTGggtaattaaaataaatcacatggtgggctgtgggtgcatggttttgttggtcgcacccatggcagttaaggaccggttcgtggGATTCCCTGGAAGAAcatatcgtacttaccacaagccagcgtgggcaacggctgggcttgtagtgtagcttttctctagccgacgcatccaggcaagggtgggcgtgatggagtttggatgggccctgcgacggcctatgcggcttccggattcacctaggcacgagaggggactgcccgctgccttgcgaggagtgggggtgaaacctgaggtgtggtgtgcttggttagagggggttatgcgaagggtcctgtcacggcctctttccggtatgtcgtggtggcatgtcggcgcacggaaacgtgtcgtggggctgtgtcttgtgggtacagttgtacacctctgatcagagtaaaactattcgaatagccgtgcctgcggttatgggcggtcaaccagattcaccgtgattagtctcaccctagtttagtctaatgaaattggatagtataggtggatggttgggcctgtcgcaacgtggtatagcgttggacatCGGATgaataatattgattaattattacaactgtttaattctttcaacttctgtttataaatgctcgctttatgcaaatgaaccactctagctctcctttgataattccctgcatcatatccCTATTCCgctatgacttgctgagtacagtgggtagtactcagtcttactctattttccccaaccccagagtacgagtatgtgtcagatggtggtttctccgaggagtaggcttcgtccgtgccgtcgaggatgcctgtggagtggtgttcccgctgcagttcaagtcaaggcttagctccagttatctttcgtttttccgctgcattcatgtaagacttttatgatgtttgcaAGAcatggatctgaatgtcaacattgtcgtttgtgtaccccggccggtcttggacggggattttaatgcacattctgcttggaattctattcgggaatttctgggcgtgacaatccATATTGCAGCTGGGTGTGTATTTATGGTGGTAGGGGGCAAAGAAAACCAGGCATGGATGCACGGTGCAGCATAGAGATCGTTGGCCGGCTTTTTCGTCAAGCAACTCTAATACAATTCCTATAAATAGGTGCAAACTTGGTAGTTCCGATTGTTTCACTGGTGCAGGACATGCAGACCTCTCAAAAGGTAGCTATGCATTCCCATGTTTTctctacttattttttaaattgcgAATAATAAAAATTTGTGATGTTCCGTTTATGGAGGATATGGACCAAGACACGAAAATATTAGGGGTGAAGATGCTAGCGGAAAACAGAGGGGTGGTAGAGCTAACGGTCGGGAGTGATGGCCAGGCACACAGAGGGGCACCGTGTAGCATCCATAGTATATGTCACAGAGGGGCCATCAACAGCTAGATGTTGATGGAATCATGGTGGTGACAGATGGGTCATGTGCTGGCCCGTTGCGGCTCTGCTCGATAGGGGACATAGGTTAGCATTTATGGTGAGATGGGTCTGGTGCTAAGTAAATTGGTACAGCACACCTAGGCAGCTAGCTGGATATCGAGCGGTGGCAGCAGTTGATGCAATAC from Oryza glaberrima chromosome 6, OglaRS2, whole genome shotgun sequence includes these protein-coding regions:
- the LOC127777933 gene encoding pollen allergen Lol p 2-A-like, yielding MASLSSFRLAVAVAALLVVGSCATEVTFKVGEGSSGKSLELVTNVAISEVEIKEKGGKDWVALKESSTNTWSLKSEAALKGPFSVRFLVKNCGYRVVDDVIPKSFTAGSEYKSGINV